Genomic DNA from Fimbriimonas ginsengisoli Gsoil 348:
CCGGTGGAATCTCCGGCGACGATGACGATCCGAGCGGAGAGCGCCGAAGCAGGGGCTGTGAGTGCGGCTCGCGAGCGCGCGGGCCACGTTATCTGCATCGTGCGGTTCGCCGTCACCGGGCCGTTGGACCTCCCGCTTCCTCCGCATCCGGCGAGAACCAAAGCAAGAACGAAAGCAAACCAAAGCCAACGAAGCACAACCCAAGTATATGAAAAAGAACCGCCCCAACCAAGGACCGGGACGGCCCGATTCAAGAGCAGCGAGAATTACTTCTTAGCTCAACGATTTGTATTCCTGGTTCTCCCTCACCCATACCATCCTCTTCTCGTCGGACGTTGAGGTTCGACGGTATGGGCTGCCAACGAGGGGCTTTGGAATTACATGCCGTTCATCGGCTTGCCGTCGAGTGTGGTGTTCTCTTTCAGGATCTTGACTCTCTTGTAGAGCCACTTCCCGTTGGATTTCACGAGCAAGGTCTCGTTGCGCATTTTGGATGCCAAGATCGAGGTCTTCCCGCCCATCTTCATCGGGTGGACGATGTCCTCGTCCAAGACGAAGACGACGCCGCCTTCCGCGTTCTTGGCGGAGACGAGCTTGGTTTCGAACTTCTTGAAAGCGCCCATCATGCCGAAGCCGGCCTTGAGTCCGGCGATGGCGGCCTTCTTCGGCGACTTCGTCCCGTGAGTGTCGACATAGACGAAGTCGGCGGTCGAGCCTTTTTCAAAGAAGCTGAGATCCTTCGTCCGCATCGCTTTCCGGTACTTGGCAACCATCGCCTTCGCGACGTCCTTAGGAGACTCGCCTCCCGCATTCGCAAGGCAAGCCGCGAATCCCATCAGAAATAACGTCGAGATTTTCGTGGTTTTCATAGCTAGCTTCATCTTAAGCCTTCAACCGCTCAAGTTCAAGTATTTCCTGGGCGACGCGAGCGGGTGCAGAGGGCACATATTACGTTGCGCCACCAAGAAGGGGGCCGTCCCGGCGAAACCATCCTTAAACGATCCGGCCCAAACCTCGACTCCGTCACCGACGAATTGTGTCGGAAAAGGGAGCAGAACCTCAAGTGACGTTTACAGAACGCCCTTTGGCGGGGTCAGGAGGAGCTCGTCGGGATAGCAGTCGGCCGGCATGTTGAGAATGCTGCGCACGGTCTCCGCCACCGAGCGGGACGAAATCATCTCTTTACGGTCCGGTACGAACGATTGGTTATCCCACAGCGGGGTGTCAGTCGCGCCCAGTAAAAGTGAGGTAATTCGAACTCCTCGCCCTCGGCATTCGGCAGCCAGCACTTTGGATGC
This window encodes:
- a CDS encoding nuclear transport factor 2 family protein yields the protein MKTTKISTLFLMGFAACLANAGGESPKDVAKAMVAKYRKAMRTKDLSFFEKGSTADFVYVDTHGTKSPKKAAIAGLKAGFGMMGAFKKFETKLVSAKNAEGGVVFVLDEDIVHPMKMGGKTSILASKMRNETLLVKSNGKWLYKRVKILKENTTLDGKPMNGM